A window of Solea solea chromosome 18, fSolSol10.1, whole genome shotgun sequence contains these coding sequences:
- the qrsl1 gene encoding glutamyl-tRNA(Gln) amidotransferase subunit A, mitochondrial isoform X1, protein MLNLTIREVSLALREGRISATELCRRCLNRIKKTQHLNAYITVTEELALKQAQEADSRLQQGVSKGPLDGIPFAVKDNFCTENIRTTCASRMLREYFPPYNATVVKKLMEQGAVLVGKTNMDEFAMGAGSTDGAYGPVRNPWGYAAPYREQTGATPDSDWVITGGSSGGSAAAVASLTSFLALGSDTGGSTRNPAALCGVVALKPTYGLLSRHGLIPLVNSMDVPGIMSRTVSDTAIVLGILQGLDVRDSTTIPAPPSLTELPEDFDVKNLRVGVPKEYHAPGLSVETQAQWSRVADMFERAGARVEQVSLPHTQFSIVCYHVLCHAEVASNMARFDGLEYGHRSEVNSSTEAMYASTRHEGFNDVVRGRILSGNYFLLKQNYQHYFVKAQKVRRLIADDFRHVFSSGVDVLLTPTTLTDAARYSDFTQEDNRTRSAQEDVFTQPANMAGLPAVSVPVALSRRGLPIGLQLIGPAVQDMKLLSVAQWIEQKVGFPSIRDYDNSTNETGVTERERTSAV, encoded by the exons GTGTCTTTGGCACTCAGGGAGGGAAGGATTTCAGCAACAGAACTTTGTAGGAGATGCCTGAACCGCATCAAGAAAACGCAGCATCTTAATGCGTACATCACTGTGACAGAGGAGCTGGCACTGAAGCAGGCTCAAGAAGCAGACAGCAGGCTTCAGCAAG GTGTCTCCAAAGGTCCTCTGGATGGAATCCCTTTTGCAGTTAAAGACAACTTTTGCACGGAGAATATCAGGACCACATGTGCTTCCCGGATGCTCAGAG AATACTTTCCACCTTATAATGCTACAGTTGTTAAGAAGCTCATGGAGCAAGGGGCTGTCCTGGTGGGGAAGACCAACATGGATGAGTTTGCTATGGG cgCAGGCAGCACAGATGGGGCTTACGGACCAGTAAGGAATCCCTGGGGCTATGCTGCTCCCTACAGAGAACAGACAGGGGCAACACCTGACTCTGATTGGGTCATCACTGGAGGAAGTTCAGGGGGAAGTGCTGCAGCTGTGGCTTCACTCACCAGCTTTCT GGCTTTGGGTTCAGACACAGGTGGTTCTACTCGCAACCCAGCAGCACTCTGTGGTGTCGTGGCCCTGAAGCCGACCTATGGCCTGCTGTCCAGACACGGTCTCATCCCTCTTGTCAACTCTATGGACGTTCCTGGCATCATGAGCCGCACTGTCAGTGACACAGCCATCGTCTTAG GAATACTCCAAGGCCTCGATGTAAGAGACTCGACGACAATTCCTGCCCCTCCATCCCTGACGGAGCTACCTGAAGACTTTGATGTTAAGAATCTCCGTGTAGGCGTCCCTAAG GAGTACCACGCCCCGGGACTGTCTGTGGAAACTCAAGCTCAATGGAGTCGTGTTGCCGACATGTTTGAGAGAGCCGGGGCGAGGGTGGAGCAGGTGTCGCTCCCCCACACTCAGTTCTCCATCGTGTGCTACCACGTCCTGTGCCACGCTGAAGTGGCTTCTAACATGGCCCGATTTGACGGCCTTGAATATG GCCACCGTAGCGAGGTGAACAGCTCAACAGAGGCCATGTATGCGTCAACGCGACACGAGGGCTTCAATGACGTAGTGAGAGGAAGGATTCTTTCTGGGAACTACTTCCTTCTCAAACA gaaCTACCAGCACTACTTTGTGAAGGCGCAGAAAGTGCGCCGGCTGATCGCCGATGACTTCAGGCACGTGTTCAGCTCAGGTGTTGACGTGCTGCTGACGCCCACCACTCTGACTGATGCAGCCCGCTACTCCGACTTTACACAGGAAGACAACCGAACGCGCAGTGCACAGGAAGACGTGTTCACTCagcctgccaacatggcag GTCTGCCTGCTGTTTCAGTGCCGGTTGCTTTATCAAGGCGAGGGCTTCCCATTGGCTTACAGCTCATTGGCCCTGCTGTCCAGGACATGAAGCTGCTCAGTGTTGCCCAGTGGATCGAGCAGAAGGTTGGATTTCCCTCCATCAGGGACTACGACAACTCCACGAACGAAACAGGAGTGACTGAAAGGGAGAGGACCTCCGCTGTATGA
- the qrsl1 gene encoding glutamyl-tRNA(Gln) amidotransferase subunit A, mitochondrial isoform X2, with amino-acid sequence MESLLQLKTTFARRISGPHVLPGCSENTFHLIMLQLLRSSWSKGLSWWGRPTWMSLLWGSTDGAYGPVRNPWGYAAPYREQTGATPDSDWVITGGSSGGSAAAVASLTSFLALGSDTGGSTRNPAALCGVVALKPTYGLLSRHGLIPLVNSMDVPGIMSRTVSDTAIVLGILQGLDVRDSTTIPAPPSLTELPEDFDVKNLRVGVPKEYHAPGLSVETQAQWSRVADMFERAGARVEQVSLPHTQFSIVCYHVLCHAEVASNMARFDGLEYGHRSEVNSSTEAMYASTRHEGFNDVVRGRILSGNYFLLKQNYQHYFVKAQKVRRLIADDFRHVFSSGVDVLLTPTTLTDAARYSDFTQEDNRTRSAQEDVFTQPANMAGLPAVSVPVALSRRGLPIGLQLIGPAVQDMKLLSVAQWIEQKVGFPSIRDYDNSTNETGVTERERTSAV; translated from the exons ATGGAATCCCTTTTGCAGTTAAAGACAACTTTTGCACGGAGAATATCAGGACCACATGTGCTTCCCGGATGCTCAGAG AATACTTTCCACCTTATAATGCTACAGTTGTTAAGAAGCTCATGGAGCAAGGGGCTGTCCTGGTGGGGAAGACCAACATGGATGAGTTTGCTATGGG GCAGCACAGATGGGGCTTACGGACCAGTAAGGAATCCCTGGGGCTATGCTGCTCCCTACAGAGAACAGACAGGGGCAACACCTGACTCTGATTGGGTCATCACTGGAGGAAGTTCAGGGGGAAGTGCTGCAGCTGTGGCTTCACTCACCAGCTTTCT GGCTTTGGGTTCAGACACAGGTGGTTCTACTCGCAACCCAGCAGCACTCTGTGGTGTCGTGGCCCTGAAGCCGACCTATGGCCTGCTGTCCAGACACGGTCTCATCCCTCTTGTCAACTCTATGGACGTTCCTGGCATCATGAGCCGCACTGTCAGTGACACAGCCATCGTCTTAG GAATACTCCAAGGCCTCGATGTAAGAGACTCGACGACAATTCCTGCCCCTCCATCCCTGACGGAGCTACCTGAAGACTTTGATGTTAAGAATCTCCGTGTAGGCGTCCCTAAG GAGTACCACGCCCCGGGACTGTCTGTGGAAACTCAAGCTCAATGGAGTCGTGTTGCCGACATGTTTGAGAGAGCCGGGGCGAGGGTGGAGCAGGTGTCGCTCCCCCACACTCAGTTCTCCATCGTGTGCTACCACGTCCTGTGCCACGCTGAAGTGGCTTCTAACATGGCCCGATTTGACGGCCTTGAATATG GCCACCGTAGCGAGGTGAACAGCTCAACAGAGGCCATGTATGCGTCAACGCGACACGAGGGCTTCAATGACGTAGTGAGAGGAAGGATTCTTTCTGGGAACTACTTCCTTCTCAAACA gaaCTACCAGCACTACTTTGTGAAGGCGCAGAAAGTGCGCCGGCTGATCGCCGATGACTTCAGGCACGTGTTCAGCTCAGGTGTTGACGTGCTGCTGACGCCCACCACTCTGACTGATGCAGCCCGCTACTCCGACTTTACACAGGAAGACAACCGAACGCGCAGTGCACAGGAAGACGTGTTCACTCagcctgccaacatggcag GTCTGCCTGCTGTTTCAGTGCCGGTTGCTTTATCAAGGCGAGGGCTTCCCATTGGCTTACAGCTCATTGGCCCTGCTGTCCAGGACATGAAGCTGCTCAGTGTTGCCCAGTGGATCGAGCAGAAGGTTGGATTTCCCTCCATCAGGGACTACGACAACTCCACGAACGAAACAGGAGTGACTGAAAGGGAGAGGACCTCCGCTGTATGA